CGGCTTGCTAGCCCTGTGTGCGTTGCTCCCCGCGGGCGGACGTCTCGCGATGCGGCATGTGATCGCGGCGTGTACGTTTCTCGCGCTCTCGCTGCTATGGAAGGACTCAGGCACGGGATTCGTCGTCGCCGCGATCCTGCTCGTGATCGTCGATCGATGGCCCGTGGATGGACGCCGGCGCGCGATCATCGCGATTGTCGCCATGGCGGCGGTGTTGGCCGCATACCTCTGGCTGCGAGCCCGTTCGGGCGTGATCCCGCCGGTCTTCGGCTACCGCACGCGCTACGAACTGTGGGCGGGTTGGAATCTCCTTGTGAATCCCGTGATGATGCTGATCTCGATGATCACCCCGGTGGGATCGACGGTCGTGCTGCTGCGCCTGCGTCGCGTGGGGTTCATGGCGGCGACGGGCGTTTCCATCGCGTTCGTCGCGGCGGGTCTCGTCATCGGCCTCGTCTATTTTTACCGACGCTTTCCGGAACACCGCCGACGGCTGCTGCTGCTCGCCGCGATTTTCGTCATCTTGTTCTACCCGGACGCACTCATGGTGCACGTCAGCGAACTCTACACGTACAAACCCAACGCGATCTTTTGCGTTATTCTGGGCATCGGTGTTCTCGACGTCTACCACTGGGCGATCGAGCGGCGTCGCGCGGTGCTCAGCGGCCTGCTGGCGGGTCTTATCGTCGCGCTCTTCGCGTGCCACGCGCTGTCGATCAAACACAAGGAATGGCTGATGCGCAACAACGCGGAAGTCGCGGAGCTGTTTCTCAAAACGATGCGGCACGAAGCGCCCGCGATCGGTCCCGAGACCGCCGTGGTGCTCGCCAACGCACACGCGGGACCGGCGCCGAATTACTCCGTCTTTTACATGGAAGGCGTGCACGTGCTCGGCGGCCCGCAGGTGCTGGAACTCATCTACGGGGTCAAGCCGCGCAGTTACGATGTCGTGGATGAGGCGCGCGTGGACGCGACCTGCCGGGCGCGCGGAGGCGAATGCCTGACAATCCGCTACGACCGGGGCTCGGTCGAGGTGTCCGTTCGTCGCGGGGAGTCATGGAGCGCCGCCGCCACCCCGCGGGAAAAATAATCGACTGGGCGCGCCTCGCTCAGACCGACTTCATGAAGTCACGCAGGACCATCTGCAGAATCCCGCCGTGTCGGTAGTATTCGACATCCATCACCGAATCGAGACGGCTTCTCGCCGTAAACGTCACGCTCGTTCCGTCAGCCCGCGTCGCGACGACCTCCACCTGTTGGCCGGGCGTCGGCTGCGATCCGAGGCGAATCGTGAACTCCTCGTCGCCCGTCAGCCCGAGCGAATCCGCGTTTTGTCCGTCCTCGAAGACGAGCGGCAATACGCCCATGCCCACGAGATTGCTGCGGTGGATCGTCTCGAACGACTGCGCGATCACGGCCCTGACGCCGAGCAGAAACGTACCCTTGGCGGCCCAGTCGCGACTCGAACCCATGCCGTAGTCGCGCCCGGCCAGCACGATCGTCGGCGTGCCGGCCGCTTTGTAGCGCAGGGCGGCTTCGTGGATGCTGACGACCTCGCCGGTCGGCCAGTGCGTCGTCACGCCGCCCTCGGTGCCCGGCGCGAGTTTGTTGCGGATGCGGATGTTGGCGAAGGTGCCGCGCGTCATGACGCGGTCGTTGCCGCGGCGCGCGCCGTAGGAGTTGAAATCCTTCTTCTCGACGCCGTGCTCGATCAGATAGCGGCCCGCCGGACTCGTCTCGGGAATATTGCCCGCGGGGCTGATGTGATCGGTCGTCACACTGTCGGCCACGCTGACCAACGCCCGCGCGCCTTCGACATCCGCTCGCGCGGCGGGCTCGTCCGGCATGTCGATGAAAAACGGCGGCTCCTGGATATACGTGCTCGAATCCTTCCAGTCGTAGACCTCGCCGGCTGAAACCGGAATCGCGTTCCAGTCGGGATTCGACGACTCGACACCGTCGTACTCGGCGTGAAACAGCGCGGGATCATTGGCTTGCGCGAGGCTTGCCGCGATCTCTTCCGCGCTCGGCCAAATGTCGCGCAGAAAGACCGGGCCGTTCGCTCCCTGGCCGATCGGCTCGTTTTCCAAATCGATGTTGACCGTGCCCGCGAGCGCGTATGCCACGACGAGCACGGGCGAGGCGAGGTAGTTCGCACGGGTGCGCGGATGCACCCGGCCCTCGAAGTTGCGGTTGCCCGAAAGGACCGCCGCGGCCACCAGATCGCCGGCCTTGATCGCCGACTCGACATGGTCGGGCAGAGGGCCGCTGTTGCCGATGCACGTGGTGCATCCGTAGCCCACGACGTGGAAGCCGAGCTTTTCGAGCCAGGGCAGCAGGCCGGTCTTGTTCAGATAGCCGGTGACCACCTTCGAGCCGGGCGCGAGGCTCGTTTTGACGTGCGGTTTCGACGACAGCCCGGCCAGGGCGGCTTTTTTCGCGAGCAGTCCCGCGCCGATGAGCACGCTCGGATTACTCGTGTTCGTGCAGCTCGTGATGGCCGCGATCACCACGTCCCCATGACGCAGTTCGCCCGACGCGCCGTTCGGATACGCAACGGCGGCGGCAGCGCCGAGTTTGTCCGCCGCGAGCGCGAAGCCGCGTTTGTCGAGCGGGGCGGTGAGGTCGGCGTTCCACTTCGCCTTCATGTCGGTGAGCGCGATGCGGTCCTGCGGACGTTTGGGCCCCGCGAGCGAGGGAACGACCGATGCCAGGTCGAGCTCGACGACCTTGGTGTAGACGGGATCGGGTGTGGCGTCGGTTCGGAACAGGCCCTGTTCCTTGCACACGCGTTCGACCAACTCCAC
This DNA window, taken from Deltaproteobacteria bacterium, encodes the following:
- the acnA gene encoding aconitate hydratase AcnA, whose product is MNALRNSFGARSTLNTANGPVSFYRLGKLEEAGVGAVSRLPFSIKVVLESVLRSENGLSVTSDDIAKFAKFDATNPGTFDVPFMPARVLMQDFTGVPAVVDLAALRSAMSRRGKDASRINPILPVDLVIDHSVQVDVFGSSDAAQRNTEIEFRLNRERYEFLRWGQQALSNFRVVPPASGICHQVNLEYLARVVQTRADGGETLAYIDSVVGTDSHTTMINGLGVLGWGVGGIEAEAVMLGQPFFMLPPEVVGVKITGELPLGATATDLVLVVTELLRKTGVVSKFVEYFGPGLSRLTLPDRATIANMAPEYGARCAFFPVDDETLNFLHYTGRPAELVELVERVCKEQGLFRTDATPDPVYTKVVELDLASVVPSLAGPKRPQDRIALTDMKAKWNADLTAPLDKRGFALAADKLGAAAAVAYPNGASGELRHGDVVIAAITSCTNTSNPSVLIGAGLLAKKAALAGLSSKPHVKTSLAPGSKVVTGYLNKTGLLPWLEKLGFHVVGYGCTTCIGNSGPLPDHVESAIKAGDLVAAAVLSGNRNFEGRVHPRTRANYLASPVLVVAYALAGTVNIDLENEPIGQGANGPVFLRDIWPSAEEIAASLAQANDPALFHAEYDGVESSNPDWNAIPVSAGEVYDWKDSSTYIQEPPFFIDMPDEPAARADVEGARALVSVADSVTTDHISPAGNIPETSPAGRYLIEHGVEKKDFNSYGARRGNDRVMTRGTFANIRIRNKLAPGTEGGVTTHWPTGEVVSIHEAALRYKAAGTPTIVLAGRDYGMGSSRDWAAKGTFLLGVRAVIAQSFETIHRSNLVGMGVLPLVFEDGQNADSLGLTGDEEFTIRLGSQPTPGQQVEVVATRADGTSVTFTARSRLDSVMDVEYYRHGGILQMVLRDFMKSV